A single Lysinibacter sp. HNR DNA region contains:
- a CDS encoding aminotransferase class I/II-fold pyridoxal phosphate-dependent enzyme: MNPHSPSYTIPDFELLSFERRGVRSGINLGSNELQHPQLSNLHTLFNPRVTPLNFYPVHSQAATEIAAFIGRPEEQLIFSPGSDAAIRAIVGVAQSRGFKKLLYLSPAYPAWKQAATLYNLPFDTVVISGEREKDFEHLVSRIGAQTIVAVTWPNAPVAHGSFSVDELFALDARCREQGSELVVDLCYAPFFAPRHDLKQIMSSLNTVFTSSKAFGLAAARAAIVTGAPENISHLAVAGIENGVSQHALDLMRQCFASYSQYEPIWNDITQERDKVRQELLSIGMEVPTSEANFLHVFLTQEKAERIAQHLLQLGIRTKVNTALNWHTSIRFSIALDQIMGQLISELTGAWKEQK; the protein is encoded by the coding sequence TTGAATCCACACTCACCCTCTTACACCATTCCAGATTTCGAGCTTTTATCTTTTGAACGCCGCGGTGTGAGGTCGGGCATAAATCTTGGCTCTAACGAGCTTCAACATCCACAGCTTTCAAATTTACACACGCTCTTTAACCCCCGAGTTACTCCCCTTAACTTTTATCCCGTTCACTCCCAGGCCGCCACTGAGATTGCAGCTTTTATCGGCAGACCCGAGGAGCAGTTAATCTTCTCACCCGGATCCGATGCGGCCATACGGGCAATCGTCGGGGTTGCACAGTCACGTGGTTTTAAAAAGTTACTGTACCTATCCCCTGCGTATCCAGCCTGGAAACAAGCCGCAACCCTCTACAACCTTCCTTTTGACACGGTTGTGATTTCTGGTGAACGCGAAAAGGACTTTGAGCATCTTGTCTCGCGAATAGGAGCTCAAACAATCGTAGCGGTGACCTGGCCGAATGCTCCTGTAGCGCACGGGAGCTTCTCAGTCGACGAACTCTTTGCACTAGACGCACGGTGTCGGGAGCAAGGTTCAGAACTTGTCGTCGACCTTTGTTATGCTCCGTTCTTTGCTCCTCGACACGATCTCAAGCAGATTATGTCGTCACTGAATACAGTATTTACATCCTCGAAAGCTTTTGGCCTTGCAGCAGCACGTGCTGCAATAGTGACGGGAGCACCCGAAAACATATCGCACTTAGCTGTGGCGGGTATCGAAAATGGAGTGAGTCAGCATGCACTGGATTTGATGAGGCAGTGTTTCGCGTCTTACTCGCAATACGAGCCAATCTGGAATGACATCACACAAGAACGCGACAAGGTCCGCCAAGAACTCCTCAGTATCGGTATGGAAGTTCCCACGTCCGAAGCTAATTTCCTTCACGTATTTCTTACACAAGAAAAGGCCGAACGTATCGCACAACACCTATTACAACTAGGCATTCGAACAAAAGTCAATACTGCACTCAATTGGCACACAAGCATTCGGTTTTCAATTGCTTTAGATCAGATCATGGGACAGCTTATCTCAGAGCTGACAGGAGCGTGGAAGGAACAAAAATGA
- a CDS encoding helix-turn-helix domain-containing protein, whose product MTEVGEVLRARVHERMYGRFRSNAAIARALGMDPSEFHRKIHGQRPWFLRDVVALAEQLETTVGWLIGETDKP is encoded by the coding sequence ATGACTGAGGTTGGAGAAGTTCTGCGCGCTCGTGTGCATGAGCGGATGTATGGACGTTTCCGGTCGAATGCGGCGATTGCGCGTGCTTTAGGGATGGATCCGAGTGAGTTCCACCGAAAGATTCACGGTCAGCGACCGTGGTTTTTGCGTGACGTTGTGGCCCTAGCCGAGCAGCTTGAAACTACAGTGGGGTGGTTGATTGGTGAAACCGATAAGCCATAA
- a CDS encoding MFS transporter, producing the protein MTIPTPPQMGDPNTPEEIPKRLRLPGVFRIVLAGESLSLFGTQIASMMIPIIAVLTLHSGEFMIGVLSAAGWLPIIIFGLLAGTIVDRTSRWVIMVICNVVRGILITIIPILAFINQLTIPALIIIAFFVGICNVFFDIAYQTYVPDLVSTDLLGLANSRLELIRSIAQLAGPLLGGVLATAYKPEYLISINSVTFLIALVALLFLPGRYRILPQPPTEKDSPNPKIFEDVLSGLRLVWQSRQIRLVVTSGAFLNIFVAGASALFVLFVTRTLGYNPTILGISVALLGVGAFCGAATYPYWSKKFHEGQCVALGLTSMALGTILLALSAWTSIPLATLLAAQVLIGYGTPIINIALVTLRQKLTPPGALGKVNASARVAIMSSLPLGALIISFIGEKLGIPAALWVAAIGEVAVLCTLGSALLRMRPKTL; encoded by the coding sequence ATGACAATTCCTACTCCCCCACAAATGGGGGATCCAAACACTCCTGAGGAAATCCCAAAGAGATTAAGGCTACCCGGAGTCTTCCGCATTGTACTTGCAGGGGAATCTTTGTCACTTTTTGGCACTCAGATCGCTTCTATGATGATACCCATCATCGCTGTTCTCACGTTGCACTCCGGTGAGTTCATGATCGGTGTACTCAGCGCAGCCGGCTGGCTGCCCATCATCATCTTTGGTCTTCTAGCCGGAACGATCGTGGATCGCACCAGCCGCTGGGTAATTATGGTGATCTGCAATGTGGTACGGGGTATCCTAATTACTATAATTCCTATACTGGCTTTTATAAATCAACTCACAATTCCTGCCCTGATAATTATTGCGTTTTTCGTTGGGATATGTAACGTATTCTTTGATATTGCATACCAAACCTACGTTCCGGACCTCGTATCGACAGACCTCCTTGGCCTAGCAAACAGCCGTTTGGAACTTATCCGCTCCATCGCACAACTCGCAGGCCCACTTCTTGGAGGAGTACTCGCCACCGCCTACAAACCTGAATACCTCATTTCAATAAATTCAGTCACCTTTTTGATCGCCCTTGTCGCACTGCTCTTTTTACCGGGGCGCTACAGGATCCTCCCCCAACCTCCTACGGAAAAAGACTCACCTAATCCAAAAATCTTTGAAGACGTACTATCCGGACTTCGACTCGTCTGGCAATCACGCCAGATTCGACTAGTTGTGACATCCGGGGCATTCTTGAATATTTTTGTAGCAGGAGCAAGCGCGCTCTTTGTGCTTTTTGTGACACGCACGCTGGGTTATAATCCCACAATACTTGGTATTAGCGTCGCACTTTTAGGTGTTGGTGCATTCTGTGGAGCAGCAACCTACCCATATTGGTCTAAAAAATTTCACGAGGGTCAGTGTGTCGCTCTCGGGCTTACATCAATGGCTTTGGGAACGATTCTGCTGGCACTCTCAGCTTGGACCAGCATCCCACTGGCTACTCTGCTTGCCGCACAAGTTTTGATCGGCTATGGAACCCCGATCATCAACATTGCCCTCGTAACCCTTCGACAAAAACTCACGCCTCCGGGAGCTCTGGGAAAGGTAAACGCAAGCGCCCGAGTCGCAATAATGAGCAGCCTGCCGCTCGGCGCCCTGATTATCTCTTTTATCGGGGAAAAGCTTGGTATTCCAGCAGCGCTATGGGTTGCTGCAATCGGAGAAGTTGCAGTTCTCTGCACTCTAGGATCAGCTCTTCTACGAATGCGGCCCAAAACCCTGTAG
- a CDS encoding TetR/AcrR family transcriptional regulator, translated as MPETTSQPTTDDVRTRIIKTADELFYSRGIQAVGMDEIRTVAEVSLKRLYAEFPGKDKLIVAVLGERHTIWEHGITLAVDAATTPRDKLLAMYDFLESWFSDTGFRGCGFINAFGELGATSSAVSAAAKQHKQSFQESVIPLAADVVPNTALAHELAAQLALLAEGAQTTAAIAGTPKAAIHARRAAATLIDATIAQNRRNDTF; from the coding sequence ATGCCGGAAACAACCTCCCAACCGACCACCGATGATGTTCGAACCCGCATTATCAAAACGGCTGACGAACTCTTCTACAGCAGAGGCATTCAAGCCGTTGGCATGGACGAGATCCGTACCGTTGCGGAGGTATCGCTCAAACGGCTCTACGCCGAATTCCCAGGCAAAGACAAACTTATAGTGGCTGTTCTAGGTGAACGGCACACTATTTGGGAACATGGCATCACTTTAGCGGTCGATGCTGCAACAACCCCCCGTGACAAACTCCTGGCAATGTACGACTTCCTCGAATCCTGGTTCAGTGACACCGGTTTTCGCGGTTGCGGCTTCATCAACGCTTTCGGCGAACTCGGTGCAACCTCCTCTGCGGTCTCCGCCGCCGCTAAGCAACACAAGCAATCATTCCAAGAATCCGTGATCCCTCTCGCAGCTGATGTTGTTCCAAATACTGCTCTAGCACATGAACTTGCCGCTCAGCTCGCGCTCCTAGCCGAAGGTGCGCAAACAACTGCCGCTATCGCCGGCACCCCCAAAGCCGCAATACACGCTCGCCGGGCGGCAGCAACCCTCATCGACGCAACCATCGCCCAAAACCGCCGCAACGACACATTTTGA
- a CDS encoding leucine-rich repeat domain-containing protein: MLRKIYQLIGVGALGVLVVGMFFGVSSARANDVVMPKAQVADMRDVSADLVQISDDNFRACIHNALDKGENDVITLQEAKNLDRLSCRGAGIKSVKGIEGFTNLTDLYLNFNQIIDITPLAGLENLTDLYLTVNQIVDVAPLAGLKNLAKVCLSGNQIVDITPLAGLENLAKLYLSGNQIVDVAPLAGLENLAKLYLSGNQIVDVAPLAGLKNLAKVCLSGNQIVDVAPLAGLENLGVLDLRDNQIVDVAPLAGLENLGVLDLRDNQIVDVAPLAGLENLGVLILQKNRVVDVAA, translated from the coding sequence ATGTTGAGAAAGATATACCAGCTTATAGGCGTGGGAGCGCTCGGTGTTCTTGTTGTCGGGATGTTCTTCGGGGTATCGTCTGCACGTGCTAATGATGTGGTTATGCCTAAGGCACAGGTAGCTGATATGCGGGATGTCTCGGCCGATCTGGTGCAGATAAGTGACGATAATTTTAGGGCGTGTATTCACAACGCCCTTGATAAAGGCGAAAACGATGTTATTACGCTGCAGGAGGCAAAAAACCTGGATAGGTTGAGCTGTAGAGGCGCGGGTATTAAAAGCGTTAAAGGGATTGAAGGGTTTACAAATCTCACGGACTTGTATTTGAATTTTAATCAGATTATTGATATAACTCCGTTGGCTGGGTTGGAAAATCTTACGGACCTGTATCTGACTGTTAACCAGATTGTTGATGTTGCTCCGTTGGCTGGGTTGAAGAACCTTGCGAAGGTATGTTTGTCTGGTAATCAGATTGTTGATATAACTCCGTTGGCTGGGTTGGAAAACCTTGCGAAGCTATATTTGTCTGGTAATCAGATTGTTGATGTTGCTCCGTTGGCTGGGTTGGAAAACCTTGCGAAGCTATATTTGTCTGGTAATCAGATTGTTGATGTTGCTCCGTTGGCTGGGTTGAAGAACCTTGCGAAGGTATGTTTGTCTGGTAATCAGATTGTTGATGTTGCTCCGTTGGCTGGGTTGGAAAACCTTGGAGTTCTGGATTTGCGTGATAATCAGATTGTTGATGTTGCTCCGTTGGCTGGGTTGGAAAACCTTGGAGTTCTGGATTTGCGTGATAATCAGATTGTTGATGTTGCTCCGTTGGCTGGGTTGGAAAACCTTGGAGTTCTGATTTTACAGAAGAACCGGGTTGTTGATGTTGCCGCATGA
- a CDS encoding transposase: MLTEIGPVKIDVPRDREASFKPMIAPERKRCLGGTCEMVLSLTVRGLTTERHKRISKRWVWCTFR, translated from the coding sequence GTGCTCACCGAGATCGGTCCAGTCAAGATTGACGTTCCCAGGGATCGGGAAGCATCATTTAAACCCATGATCGCACCCGAGCGTAAACGCTGTTTAGGTGGAACCTGTGAGATGGTGCTCTCGTTAACCGTGCGAGGATTGACCACCGAAAGACACAAGCGCATTTCGAAGAGATGGGTCTGGTGCACATTTAGGTGA
- a CDS encoding tyrosine-protein phosphatase codes for MKTLDTLKFARKIPISGTRANDHQGVLYRAAAGTDSLPTLPLPFLGYIIDLRKSNEIRHKRTNCQTLRYSLNDPDFAAIPRIHRDENVFLSHYQQLKVLSEPVYLKARELLLEGFDLVIMCQLGRDRTGIVIDNLLKGFGAPLSVRVREAQETFSLLDTRPDWLEEILTRRDETYLDFQARNNLAKKAFITYILEDKI; via the coding sequence GTGAAAACTTTAGATACTTTGAAATTCGCTAGAAAAATACCCATAAGCGGAACCAGAGCAAACGATCACCAAGGGGTCCTGTACCGCGCAGCTGCAGGAACTGATAGCTTGCCTACGCTTCCACTGCCGTTTCTTGGCTATATTATCGACCTACGAAAATCAAACGAAATCAGACACAAGCGAACAAACTGTCAAACACTTCGGTACTCTCTAAACGACCCTGATTTCGCTGCAATTCCAAGGATTCATCGAGATGAAAATGTGTTTTTATCTCACTACCAACAGTTAAAAGTTCTTTCTGAACCGGTTTACTTAAAGGCTCGGGAACTCCTTCTTGAGGGTTTCGATCTTGTTATTATGTGCCAGCTTGGAAGAGACCGCACAGGCATAGTCATAGACAATCTACTCAAAGGCTTTGGGGCGCCTCTATCCGTGCGGGTACGAGAAGCACAAGAAACGTTTTCCCTGCTCGACACGAGGCCAGATTGGCTCGAAGAAATCCTTACCAGGCGCGATGAAACCTATCTAGACTTCCAGGCCCGAAATAACCTAGCTAAAAAAGCATTTATTACATATATATTGGAGGACAAAATATGA
- a CDS encoding transposase — translation MPQPYPKEFRDDVVRVVRSCEPGITIKQIAEDFGVHPMTVHTWMRRALVDEGTASDQSRAEEVESRELRKRIRLLEQENEILRRAAAYLSQANLPGKDSTRS, via the coding sequence ATGCCTCAGCCTTATCCGAAAGAGTTCCGTGACGATGTTGTGCGCGTCGTACGGAGCTGTGAACCTGGTATCACGATCAAGCAGATCGCGGAAGACTTCGGTGTTCACCCCATGACAGTACATACTTGGATGCGTCGTGCACTGGTCGACGAGGGAACAGCATCGGACCAGTCTCGTGCTGAAGAAGTCGAGAGCCGTGAGCTACGAAAACGAATTCGTCTACTCGAGCAAGAGAACGAGATATTACGACGAGCAGCAGCATATTTATCACAAGCAAACCTACCGGGAAAAGACTCTACCCGCTCGTGA
- a CDS encoding alpha/beta hydrolase, with translation MGIITVGIENSLDITLHYEDKGSGQPIVLIHGFPLDGNSWEGQVPVLLDAGYRVITYDRRGFGRSSQPSTGYDYDTFAADLNTLIETLDLRDAILVGFSMGTGEIARYLSTYGSERIEKVAFLASLEPFLAITDDNLDGAAPMSFFEEIADTVKQDRYSYFTNFYHEFYNLEENLGTRISEEAVRNSWKVAAGSGPIASAAAPLTWPTDFRQDIPKIDIPALIVHGTADNILPIDATGRRFRAALPTAKYVEIEGAPHGLLTTHKTEINKVLLDWLVE, from the coding sequence ATGGGCATAATTACGGTAGGCATCGAGAATAGCCTTGATATTACGCTGCACTATGAAGACAAAGGATCGGGTCAGCCGATCGTGCTGATACACGGCTTTCCGCTCGATGGCAATTCATGGGAAGGTCAGGTTCCCGTGCTTCTTGATGCTGGGTACCGCGTTATCACCTACGACCGCCGAGGGTTCGGACGGTCGTCGCAGCCATCCACCGGGTACGATTACGATACATTTGCTGCTGATCTCAACACGCTCATCGAGACCCTCGATCTGAGGGATGCGATTCTTGTGGGTTTCTCGATGGGTACCGGTGAGATCGCGCGTTACCTTTCGACATATGGGTCAGAGCGTATTGAGAAGGTAGCATTCCTTGCCTCGCTCGAACCGTTCTTGGCAATCACTGACGACAATCTCGATGGGGCCGCGCCGATGTCTTTCTTCGAGGAAATCGCCGATACCGTCAAGCAGGATCGCTACTCCTACTTCACGAATTTTTACCACGAATTTTACAATCTCGAAGAAAATCTCGGAACTCGAATCAGCGAAGAAGCGGTACGAAACTCCTGGAAAGTAGCCGCTGGTTCCGGACCGATCGCTTCCGCTGCGGCACCACTCACCTGGCCGACCGATTTTCGCCAAGACATTCCCAAGATAGATATTCCCGCACTCATCGTGCACGGAACGGCCGACAATATTCTGCCAATTGATGCGACCGGACGTCGATTCCGCGCAGCTCTACCAACAGCAAAGTATGTTGAAATCGAGGGTGCACCTCACGGCCTGCTTACAACACACAAAACCGAGATTAACAAAGTTTTACTCGACTGGCTTGTCGAGTAA
- a CDS encoding HAD family hydrolase — MPAFEVIVFDLFQTLCHWSSNSVPSAAHVVWARSPIQEKLCLAELIALIDGTDGEELAPQALNDETFWTLRRNRIITTMNIAKIENQRSILKLCEKAERHRNVTLYNDVIPMIYTLTQLGFKWAVCSNSSPDVIEKFVNKIGTSIPAPIGIISSSRVGALKPNERMYRELKQIGAEPNQTLFVGDRIEPDILGPLRHGYWALQMIRHDDIPRAVAPEHPYFLGQVNNADTLLARVLEVCEFSNEPRRNGT, encoded by the coding sequence ATGCCAGCCTTTGAAGTGATTGTTTTTGATCTGTTCCAGACTCTGTGTCATTGGTCTTCGAATTCAGTTCCCAGTGCTGCACACGTGGTCTGGGCTCGATCACCAATTCAAGAAAAACTATGCCTGGCTGAGCTCATCGCACTTATTGATGGAACCGATGGCGAAGAACTCGCACCACAAGCTCTCAACGATGAGACTTTTTGGACCTTACGACGCAACCGCATAATTACAACAATGAATATTGCAAAAATTGAAAACCAACGTTCCATACTAAAGCTATGTGAAAAAGCCGAACGACATCGCAACGTTACCCTCTATAACGATGTAATACCAATGATTTACACGCTTACACAGCTTGGATTTAAATGGGCGGTATGCTCAAATTCCTCACCAGACGTGATCGAAAAGTTTGTAAATAAAATTGGCACTTCTATTCCGGCTCCCATCGGCATCATTTCTTCCTCAAGAGTTGGAGCACTCAAACCTAACGAGCGCATGTATCGTGAACTTAAGCAAATAGGTGCCGAACCAAATCAAACCTTGTTTGTTGGAGACAGGATCGAACCAGACATACTTGGTCCACTTCGCCACGGTTACTGGGCGTTACAGATGATCAGACACGATGACATCCCCCGCGCGGTTGCTCCTGAGCACCCTTACTTTTTAGGGCAGGTTAACAACGCCGATACCCTGCTTGCACGAGTTCTTGAAGTATGTGAGTTTTCTAACGAGCCAAGGAGGAACGGCACATAA
- a CDS encoding 2OG-Fe(II) oxygenase, whose protein sequence is MSTTAFDSLVDWMVTQIQNTNLSRDPWPHRQVMEVLPDQFASQLVREVFDSRLERARRDNGDKTYSFRTTRLQRNETADAPATSALLDAVDSPHYRSALSTAFDADVKSLVVRVDAWSYGEGDWLSPHVDKPEKKLTQILYLSPDWVPEHGGHLALLRSADAATTVKRIEPTYRSSVLFAPTENSWHAVEPPGTGQFRRKSITITYLSSDDHD, encoded by the coding sequence ATGTCTACAACCGCTTTTGATTCCCTCGTTGACTGGATGGTTACACAGATCCAAAACACGAACCTTTCTCGGGATCCGTGGCCACACAGACAGGTTATGGAAGTGCTCCCCGATCAATTCGCATCACAACTAGTTCGCGAAGTATTCGACAGCCGCTTGGAACGCGCTCGACGCGACAACGGTGATAAGACTTATAGCTTCCGAACTACACGTTTACAACGGAACGAAACAGCCGATGCTCCAGCGACATCCGCGCTTCTTGATGCGGTCGATTCCCCTCACTATCGCTCTGCGTTATCTACAGCTTTTGACGCTGATGTGAAATCACTTGTGGTGCGGGTGGATGCGTGGAGTTATGGTGAGGGTGATTGGCTCTCACCCCATGTTGACAAACCCGAAAAGAAGCTCACTCAAATTTTGTACCTGTCGCCTGACTGGGTTCCTGAACATGGTGGGCATCTCGCGTTGCTCCGGTCAGCCGATGCTGCTACGACTGTCAAACGAATTGAACCGACCTACCGAAGTTCAGTACTTTTCGCTCCGACCGAGAATTCGTGGCACGCTGTGGAGCCACCAGGAACAGGACAATTTCGTAGGAAGTCTATTACCATCACCTACCTCAGCTCAGACGATCATGACTAA
- the truD gene encoding tRNA pseudouridine(13) synthase TruD, producing the protein MSPTPDSIIGIPPEFTPPLADAALKTTPEDFVVHETPRFHLESRTSANKQISSLDSRYNIFLVSKRNLTTFQAIGFIADALNIGREKIGYAGLKDENAITHQYFSIPETSTLHKDELFTDQDKYLRVTFIGTSREPISVGDLFGNSFNITVRNIAESDLAYWPTESKRHFEFINYYDTQRFGVPTGPSQTHLIGKYLQDKEFDNALPLVAASGSAEALAAQQHTGTAVDFFDSLDQRITSFYRSAHYSFLWNSSVADRLREISPVEKVYRDGIEYSFPQEDNFASLPLASPYTTVRLVNSSPTALHQERAVRVNTLFHLEAPKEDSLHPGKYCATISFFLPSGSYATMAIAQFLRVIGAKAQ; encoded by the coding sequence GTGAGTCCTACTCCTGATTCAATTATTGGAATACCACCAGAATTCACTCCACCCCTTGCAGACGCCGCACTGAAAACAACACCTGAAGATTTTGTTGTGCATGAAACGCCACGGTTTCATCTGGAATCTAGAACAAGCGCCAACAAACAAATCAGCAGCCTTGATTCTCGCTACAACATTTTCCTTGTATCAAAACGTAATTTGACCACCTTCCAGGCGATAGGGTTTATCGCCGATGCCCTCAATATAGGTCGTGAAAAAATTGGGTATGCCGGACTCAAAGATGAAAACGCAATCACCCATCAGTATTTCAGTATTCCCGAGACCTCCACACTACACAAAGATGAGCTTTTCACTGACCAGGATAAGTATCTTCGGGTGACCTTTATAGGAACGAGCCGCGAGCCAATTAGCGTAGGAGACCTCTTTGGCAACAGTTTTAACATTACGGTTCGAAACATCGCCGAGAGCGACTTGGCCTACTGGCCAACAGAATCAAAGCGTCATTTTGAATTTATTAATTATTACGATACTCAAAGATTTGGTGTTCCAACGGGACCATCACAAACACATTTAATCGGAAAATATCTTCAAGACAAAGAGTTTGATAATGCTCTCCCGTTAGTAGCAGCCTCGGGATCAGCGGAAGCTCTGGCGGCACAGCAGCATACAGGAACTGCTGTTGACTTTTTTGACTCCCTGGACCAACGTATTACTAGTTTCTATCGGTCTGCACATTATTCTTTCCTCTGGAACTCATCAGTCGCAGACAGATTACGGGAGATATCACCTGTTGAAAAAGTATACAGGGACGGTATTGAATACAGCTTCCCACAGGAAGATAATTTTGCGTCTTTACCCCTGGCCTCCCCCTACACAACCGTACGTTTAGTCAATAGTTCACCAACTGCGCTTCATCAAGAACGAGCCGTACGTGTAAACACGCTTTTCCATCTTGAAGCCCCCAAAGAAGATTCCCTGCATCCTGGAAAATACTGCGCAACGATAAGTTTCTTTTTGCCCTCTGGCTCATACGCAACTATGGCAATTGCACAGTTTCTTCGCGTCATTGGGGCTAAAGCGCAGTGA
- a CDS encoding radical SAM protein, whose product MKVLVVWPPHVPSYFNAGHHLTVYTTSEMLRSEFPEIDLTSAEFGLLNLTWKEIGEQIYQSSPDLVIIINDFDTVDNLDRFIEYIRSLAPGCHVITGGRLSMEAPLVFRQFDLDGIVTGGDVELGFYEYVSWMLSEQSPTQLVGIDVRDGTHWIKASAGRRFLPGTWPLPDVSEIPYHDYDRLYSRDQNKFCGIPERRELVVPVGRGCPINCSFCEVPTVQGLRDRRLSAKRIVDYIETAVETRPFDYVSFYAPTFTFDRKWTLEFCAEMERSSCNLPWKCATAIPHLDAELMKRMAESGCVRISVGLETLEPGGLETLPRKKRTEIMRFEELNNNAHEFGIELNFFIMVGLPGTTLEGTRATVKAAQEVGARVRPTVYADLDELRRCQHKEDLWRFNRQLLGFSSNERSNKQYPWYEFFFGVDPHVTSVMNKIPQNVMERV is encoded by the coding sequence ATGAAAGTCCTGGTCGTCTGGCCTCCACACGTACCAAGCTACTTTAATGCGGGTCACCACTTGACTGTTTACACGACATCCGAAATGCTTCGATCAGAATTTCCAGAAATTGATCTTACTTCCGCAGAGTTTGGCTTGCTTAATCTGACGTGGAAAGAGATCGGAGAACAGATCTATCAAAGCTCTCCCGATCTCGTAATTATCATTAATGATTTTGACACGGTCGATAATCTGGATCGTTTTATTGAGTATATTCGCTCGCTCGCGCCCGGTTGCCACGTCATCACGGGAGGTCGGCTCAGCATGGAAGCTCCCCTCGTATTTCGACAGTTCGACCTTGACGGTATCGTCACTGGTGGCGATGTTGAGCTAGGGTTTTACGAGTATGTCTCTTGGATGCTGAGTGAGCAATCACCCACACAATTAGTCGGTATAGATGTTCGAGACGGCACTCATTGGATCAAGGCTTCTGCGGGACGTAGGTTTTTGCCCGGAACCTGGCCGCTACCTGATGTGTCTGAAATTCCATATCATGACTATGATCGATTGTATTCAAGGGATCAAAATAAGTTTTGCGGAATCCCCGAGCGACGCGAATTAGTTGTCCCCGTGGGGCGAGGTTGCCCCATCAACTGCTCTTTTTGTGAAGTACCAACCGTACAGGGTTTGCGTGATCGCCGCTTGAGCGCCAAAAGAATAGTTGACTACATCGAAACAGCCGTAGAAACTAGACCGTTCGACTACGTCTCGTTCTATGCACCCACTTTCACCTTTGATAGGAAATGGACGCTGGAGTTCTGTGCGGAGATGGAACGCTCATCCTGTAATCTTCCCTGGAAGTGCGCCACCGCCATCCCCCATCTGGATGCGGAGCTTATGAAAAGAATGGCTGAGTCAGGCTGCGTCAGGATAAGCGTAGGGTTAGAGACTCTTGAACCCGGCGGCTTGGAAACTCTTCCCAGGAAAAAACGGACTGAGATTATGCGCTTCGAAGAGCTCAATAACAACGCTCATGAGTTTGGCATCGAGCTAAACTTTTTTATCATGGTGGGGCTCCCTGGAACCACACTTGAAGGAACCCGTGCGACAGTCAAAGCAGCACAAGAAGTGGGCGCACGAGTACGCCCTACTGTATATGCCGACCTGGATGAGTTACGAAGATGTCAGCACAAAGAGGATCTATGGCGATTTAATCGACAGCTTTTGGGTTTCTCCAGCAATGAGCGTAGTAATAAACAATACCCGTGGTACGAGTTTTTCTTCGGTGTAGATCCCCACGTCACTTCCGTCATGAATAAAATCCCTCAGAATGTGATGGAACGAGTTTGA